A stretch of the Peromyscus leucopus breed LL Stock chromosome 10, UCI_PerLeu_2.1, whole genome shotgun sequence genome encodes the following:
- the Tmem150c gene encoding transmembrane protein 150C has protein sequence MDGKKCSVWMFLPLVFTLFTSAGLWIVYFIAVEDDKILPLNSAARKSGVKHAPYISFAGDDPPASCVFSQVMNMAAFLALVVAVLRFIQLKPKVLNPWLNISGLVALCLASFGMTLLGNFQLTNDEEIHNVGTSLTFGFGTLTCWIQAALTLKVNIKNEGRRVGIPRVILSAVITLCVVLYFILMAQDIHMYAARVQWGLVMCFLSYFGTLAVEFRHYRYEIVCSEYQENFLSFSESLSEASEYQTDQV, from the exons ATGGATGGGAAGAAATGCAGCGTATGGATGTTTCTACCTCTTGTATTCACTTTGTTTACCTCAGCTGGCTTGTGGATAGT GTACTTTATAGCCGTGGAAGATGACAAAATCTTGCCATTAAATTCAGCTGCAAG GAAATCTGGTGTGAAGCATGCTCCGTACATCAG TTTTGCAGGCGATGATCCTCCTGCGAGCTGTGTGTTCAGTCAAGTGATGAACATGGCCGCCTTCCTAG CCCTCGTGGTAGCTGTTCTGCGCTTCATCCAGCTGAAACCGAAGGTTTTAAACCCATGGCTGAATATCAGTGGACTGGTGGCGCTGTGTCTGGCTTCCTTCGGAATGACCTTACTTGGTAATTTTCAG CTCACAAATGATGAAGAAATCCATAATGTGGGGACATCCTTGACCTTTGGGTTTGGCACACTGACCTGCTGGATACAGGCTGCATTGACACTCAAAGTCAATATCAAGAATGAAGGACGGAGAGTTGGAATTCCACGAGTTATCCTGTCTGCCGTCATCActctctgtgtggtcctgt ACTTCATCCTCATGGCCCAAGATATCCACATGTACGCAGCCAGGGTCCAGTGGGGCCTGGTCATGTGCTTCCTGTCGTACTTTGGCACCCTAGCTGTGGAGTTCCGGCACTACCGCTATGAGATTGTGTGCTCTGAGTACCAGGAGAACTTCCTGAGCTTCTCAGAGAGCCTGTCAGAAGCGTCTGAATATCAAACCGACCAGGTGTAA